In Deltaproteobacteria bacterium, the sequence ATGGTATTTCTTTTTCGATATATCATCAACGAATTTGACACTTTGTTCCCTCAGATTAAAGTAACCGAATTTAAACAACTCCCCATCCGCACCATTGACTTTAATAAGCCCTCTGATAAAGCCATCCACGATAAACTCGTTTCCCTTGTTGACCGCATGCTTGATTTACACAAAAAGAAAAACTCAATGCCGCCGTCATCAGAAAGGGAAAAGTTTGAAAGGGAGATAGCGGTTACGGATGAAAAGATAGATGATATTGTTTATGGGCTTTACGGGATAACGGAGGGGGAGAGGAAGATAATTGAAGGGGAATAAAGAAAGTTCAAAGTTCAAAGGTCAAAATTAAACCGTAAGATGTTTCATTTAACGAAAGAAGAAATTGACAATTTTTTAGGAAGTCCTCCGTGGGATATTGGTAAATTACGCAAGTGCTATTTTCGCGATTTCCAAAAGACGCATGAAATAATAAAAAATTTGCATGGGGGAATACTTTTTAATGAAATTAAATCATTGAGGCTATCTTTAAATATTTTTCTTAATGCGATAGATGATCTCATTACTTCAATTAACAAATTCAAATATGAATCGGCCCATCCAGTATTTTGGCACAAAATAAACCGACCATTTGCAGATAAGATTGAAGTAACAATCCAACGGGGAATTCTTTCCTCAGATATATGTGCAATGGCATTAGTTGAACACTCTCGCAAATTTAACAAAAAATATCCGGTTGCAGGGTATGAAAGAGAAATTAAGAGATTCTTTCACAACAATGAGCAACATAGGTTTATTCACGGTCTTAGACGCTTCATAACGCATGTCAAGTTCACAAAAGCCAACTGGGAAATTTCTTATTCAAAAGATGAAGGAAGAAATGTTTTTTTCATTCTTCCAAAGAATGACCTGCTTGAGTTCAAAGACTGGAATTCATTAGCAAGGTCATTCATCCTAAAACACGAAAAAGGAATTGATGTTGAAAATTTATTTGATGTCTATTCTGGTGAAGTAAGAAAATTTCACAACTGGCTCAGGGTCTCATTGTTAAATAAATACGGAGATATTATTTCAGAATATTTGAGATATTTAAGGGTGATCAAAGGCTTTGATTCCGAAAATTATTGGAATATTTTGATTCACCAAGTTATTCCTCAGAAGAATATTGACCCTTATATTTACTTGGATCAATATTTGACAGAAGACGAACTAGAAGATGTTTTTTCCCTGCCATACAGGTCAAAAGAGCAAGTTGACAGAATAATTGAATTGGTAGACTCATATAAAATTTGTAATGATTCCATGCGAAAAGATATTTATGAAATTTGCAAAGTTAAAGAGACATAGCAAGTAGGTTCGGTCAAGCGCAGCAGACCCAACATGGTTTAATGCGTCGCGCTTTGCTTCACCCATCCCAGAAAAATAGGGTCAGCGACCATTATCGTATGGGCATGGTAAGGTCAAAACGATTGATTTTACGGTGTGGTTAGGGTAAAGTAAAACGAAACGAGGAGGTAAAATATATGCAAACAAATCAAGCAACAGCAGAAGTCTTTTTTACAGCCTTTAAGGCGCTTAAAACCAATGAACAAGAGGCTTTTCTTGAAAAGGTAATAAGCGACCCTACGCTAAGAGAAGACCTTATTGATATAGCCCTTATTGAGGAAGCAAAGAAGGTCAAGGGTAAGTCAATTTCTGCCAGAGAATATTTTACAAAGCGTCACAAGACAGGGAAGGCTGCTTGAGTTTTTATAATGTCAAACTAATGACTCGGGCGCAGAAAGACCTTGATGGTTTTTCAGGCAAACTATTATCAAGAAAAGTGATTTTCCTTGTTGACAGGCTGCTGACACTCCACAAAAAGGGGGACCCTTGTCATTTCATCATGTTTTTAAACTCATCTTCTGTTATTATTTTCAAACCGAGTTTTACTGCCTTATTATACTTTGAACCCGGCTCACTCCCCCCAACTACATAGTCAATATTTTTGCTTACACCTGATGCTGTTTTGCCGCCAAGTTTTTCTACCAGTTCCCTTGCCTCATCCCTTGAAAACGATTCTAAAGCGCCTGTAAAAAGAAAGGTCTTGCCAGAGAGTTTCCCACGTCCAGATGGCACCTCCGTTTTTATCATTTCAGGAAATACTACTCCTGCTTTTTTTAAATTTTCAATAACCTTTATATTGTGTGGTTCATGAAAGAAATCAAAGATGCTCTCTGCTGTCTCCGGACCTATGTCGCGGACTGATAAAAGACGCTCCTTATCAGCGCCCATCAATATCTTCAGACTTCCAAACTCTTCTGCCAGTATCTGTGCCATTCTTTCTCCAACCTGTCTTATGCCGAGGGCGTATATAATTCTTGGCAGTGCAGGGGTCTTGCTCTTTTCAACAGCATCAATCAGATTCTCTGCAGATTTTTCTGCCCATCTCTCAAGTTTTAAAATATCTCCTTTTTTCAGATAATACAAATCTGCTACATCTTTTATAAGTCCGTCATCAACAAACTGCTCAATATTCCTTTCACCGAGTCCTTCAATATCCATTGCCCTCTTTGATGCAAAATGCCTTATTGTTTCTTTTACCTGAGCAGGGCACAAGAGTCCGCCTGTGCAAAAATGTATTGCCCCAACTCTTTCAACCCTTGAACCACACAGAGGGCATTTATCAGGGATTTTATAAACAACCTCTTTGCCTGTCCTCTTATCTTTTACAACCATCACAACCTCAGGGATAACATCTCCTGCCCTTTCCACCACAACTGTATCACCAATCCTTATATCCTTTCTACCTATCTCATCCTGATTATGAAGTGTTGCCCTTTCTATGGTTACACCGCCCAGCCCGACAGGCTCCATTACTGCAACAGGTGTAAGCGCACCTGTTCTCCCAACCCCTATTTCTATATTCTTAATCCTTGTTGTCTCCTGCCGTGGTTTAAACTTATATGCCAACGCCCATCTTGGACTCCTTGTTATGACACCAAGTCTTTCCTGAAGTTCAAGACTATTAACCTTTATGACTATGCCGTCCAGTTCGTATGGAAGGTTTTCCCTCATTTTCTCCATATCCTTATGGTAATCCATGACCGCATCTATGCCTTTACATATTTTAATGAGAGGGTTTACCTTAAAGCCAAACGCCTTTAATGTCTGCAATGTCTCCCAGTGAGTTTTAAACTTAATGCCTTCAACTGCTCCAATACCATAGCAAAATATGTCCAAAGGTCTTATTGCTGTTATGCGGGGGTCTAACTGCCTAAGTGAACCTGCAGCAGCATTTCTTGGGTTTGCAAAAAGCGGCTCACTGCTCTTTCCCCTTTCCTTGTTCAGTCTTTCAAATGCCTTGATAGGTAAAAACATCTCGCCCCTAACTTCAAGATGAGAAGGGATGGAAAGCCGTGAGCCGTGAACCGTGAGCCGTGAGCCGTGGAGCAGCCTCATCGGGATACTCCTTATCGTCCTTATATTCTGCGTTACATCCTCTCCTGTATATCCATCACCTCTTGTTGAACCTGCTTTAAACCTGCCATCTCTGTAAACAAGTTCCACTGCAAGGCCATCCATCTTTGGCTCAGCAACATATTCGATATTGCTATCTATTTTTAAAAGTTTTTTTATCCTGTTGTCAAAATCTGCCGCCTCTTCCCGGGTGAAGGCATTACTTAAAGACAACATCGGTACAGTATGTTTAATATTTCCAAATGCCTCTAATGGTTTTGCGCCAACCCTTTGCGTAGGTGAATCAGATGTAATCAAATCGGGGTGCTTGCCCTCAATCTCCTCAAGCCTATGCATGAGTTTATCATATTCAGCATCAGAGATAACAGGGCTGTCCAGGACATAGTAGCGGTAATTGTGAAAATCTATCTCTTCACGAAGCCTTTCAATCTCTTTTTTTAAATCTCCCTTTGTCATTTTTTCAATAGGGTTGGAGCAGACTTGCCCTCAGCATATCCATGGGCATAGTCCACACCAATCTCTTTAACCTAAAAAAGCGATTCACCTTTTCTCTATGTCCTCTGTGGCTGCCTTTTAATGCATTCTTTGTGTATAAAATCGCTCAATTTGGGTTACATCAA encodes:
- the ligA gene encoding NAD-dependent DNA ligase LigA; protein product: MTKGDLKKEIERLREEIDFHNYRYYVLDSPVISDAEYDKLMHRLEEIEGKHPDLITSDSPTQRVGAKPLEAFGNIKHTVPMLSLSNAFTREEAADFDNRIKKLLKIDSNIEYVAEPKMDGLAVELVYRDGRFKAGSTRGDGYTGEDVTQNIRTIRSIPMRLLHGSRLTVHGSRLSIPSHLEVRGEMFLPIKAFERLNKERGKSSEPLFANPRNAAAGSLRQLDPRITAIRPLDIFCYGIGAVEGIKFKTHWETLQTLKAFGFKVNPLIKICKGIDAVMDYHKDMEKMRENLPYELDGIVIKVNSLELQERLGVITRSPRWALAYKFKPRQETTRIKNIEIGVGRTGALTPVAVMEPVGLGGVTIERATLHNQDEIGRKDIRIGDTVVVERAGDVIPEVVMVVKDKRTGKEVVYKIPDKCPLCGSRVERVGAIHFCTGGLLCPAQVKETIRHFASKRAMDIEGLGERNIEQFVDDGLIKDVADLYYLKKGDILKLERWAEKSAENLIDAVEKSKTPALPRIIYALGIRQVGERMAQILAEEFGSLKILMGADKERLLSVRDIGPETAESIFDFFHEPHNIKVIENLKKAGVVFPEMIKTEVPSGRGKLSGKTFLFTGALESFSRDEARELVEKLGGKTASGVSKNIDYVVGGSEPGSKYNKAVKLGLKIITEDEFKNMMK